In Streptomyces sp. NBC_00704, a genomic segment contains:
- a CDS encoding WhiB family transcriptional regulator, which translates to MYTDTIPTPDLTWQREALCAQTGAEFFFPEPGSSVREAKRICGMCEMRPACLDYALANDERFGVWGGLSEKERLEIRRTAH; encoded by the coding sequence ATGTACACCGACACGATTCCCACACCCGATCTCACCTGGCAGCGGGAAGCGCTGTGCGCACAGACCGGGGCGGAGTTCTTCTTCCCCGAGCCCGGCAGTTCGGTACGGGAGGCGAAGCGCATCTGCGGCATGTGCGAGATGCGCCCGGCCTGCCTCGACTACGCCCTGGCCAACGACGAACGCTTCGGCGTCTGGGGCGGCCTCTCCGAGAAGGAGCGGCTGGAGATCAGGCGCACGGCGCACTGA
- the ddaH gene encoding dimethylargininase, whose translation MPSKKALIRRPSPRLAEGLVTHVEREKVDVELALEQWEAYAEALRTHGWETVEVDPADECPDSVFVEDTVVMYRNVALIARSGAESRRDETLGVEEAVARLGCSVNWIWEPGTLDGGDVLKVGDTIYVGRGGRTNAAGVQQVRAAFEPLGARVVAVPVSKVLHLKSAVTALPDGTVIGHTPHVDRPSLFPRFLSVPEESGSHVVLLGGPRLLMAASAPKTAELLADLGHEPVVVDISEFEKLEGCVTCLSVRLRDLYA comes from the coding sequence GTGCCCAGCAAGAAGGCCCTCATCCGCCGCCCCAGCCCGCGCCTCGCCGAAGGCCTGGTCACGCACGTCGAGCGGGAGAAGGTCGACGTGGAGCTCGCCCTGGAACAGTGGGAGGCCTACGCCGAGGCGCTGCGCACGCACGGCTGGGAGACCGTCGAGGTCGACCCCGCCGACGAGTGCCCGGACTCCGTGTTCGTCGAGGACACGGTGGTCATGTACCGGAACGTCGCCCTGATCGCCCGCTCCGGGGCCGAGTCCCGGCGCGACGAGACGCTCGGCGTCGAGGAGGCCGTGGCCCGCCTGGGCTGCTCGGTGAACTGGATCTGGGAGCCGGGCACCCTGGACGGCGGCGACGTCCTCAAGGTGGGCGACACGATCTACGTCGGCCGGGGCGGACGGACCAACGCGGCCGGCGTCCAGCAGGTGCGGGCCGCCTTCGAACCGCTGGGGGCGCGGGTCGTGGCCGTGCCGGTGAGCAAGGTGCTGCATCTGAAATCGGCGGTCACGGCGCTGCCGGACGGCACGGTGATCGGCCACACCCCGCACGTGGACCGCCCGTCGCTGTTCCCGCGCTTCCTGTCGGTGCCCGAGGAGTCCGGCTCGCACGTGGTGCTCCTCGGCGGCCCGCGGCTCCTCATGGCGGCGAGCGCGCCGAAGACGGCCGAACTGCTCGCCGACCTCGGGCACGAGCCCGTCGTGGTCGACATCAGCGAGTTCGAGAAGCTCGAGGGCTGTGTGACGTGCCTCTCGGTACGGTTGCGTGATCTGTACGCCTGA
- a CDS encoding LacI family DNA-binding transcriptional regulator, translated as MSETAPRPTLEAVAARAGVSRATASRVVNGGDGVREPLVERVRQAVDELGYVPNQAARSLVTRRHDAVAVIIAEPETRVFADPFFALQLRGISKELTAHDNQLVLLLTEGRDDHARVARYLAGGHVDGALVFSLHLDDPLPRLIQDVAVPTVFGGRPGWSDGTRDVVYVDSDNRGGARDAVRLLMGLGRTRVAHISGPLDQTSAADRLDGYRQVVGDAEPLLVVESDFTPAGGERAMRELLDRCPDIDAVFAANDLMASGVLRVLRERGRRVPQDVAVVGFDDMLAVAEQTDPPLTTVRQDIEEMGRIMARVLLRRLDRRGADEEAGGGVVLPTTLVRRASA; from the coding sequence GTGAGCGAGACAGCGCCGCGTCCCACGCTGGAGGCCGTGGCAGCGCGGGCCGGGGTCTCCCGGGCGACCGCGTCGCGGGTGGTCAACGGCGGGGACGGCGTGCGGGAGCCGCTCGTCGAACGGGTGCGGCAGGCCGTGGACGAGCTCGGCTACGTGCCCAACCAGGCGGCGCGCAGCCTGGTCACCAGGCGGCACGACGCGGTCGCCGTCATCATCGCCGAACCGGAGACGCGGGTCTTCGCCGACCCGTTCTTCGCTCTCCAGCTGCGCGGCATCAGCAAGGAGCTGACGGCCCACGACAACCAGCTGGTGCTGCTGCTCACCGAGGGCCGCGACGACCACGCCCGCGTGGCCCGTTACCTCGCCGGCGGCCATGTCGACGGGGCGCTGGTCTTCTCGCTGCACCTCGACGACCCGCTGCCCCGCCTGATCCAGGACGTCGCCGTGCCGACCGTGTTCGGCGGGCGGCCCGGCTGGAGCGACGGCACGCGGGACGTCGTCTACGTGGACAGCGACAACCGGGGCGGCGCCCGCGACGCCGTGCGCCTCCTCATGGGCCTCGGGCGCACCCGTGTCGCCCACATCAGCGGTCCCCTCGACCAGACCTCGGCCGCGGACCGGCTCGACGGATACCGGCAGGTCGTGGGCGACGCCGAGCCGCTGCTCGTGGTGGAGAGCGACTTCACTCCCGCCGGCGGCGAGCGCGCCATGCGCGAACTCCTGGACCGCTGCCCGGACATCGACGCCGTGTTCGCCGCCAACGACCTGATGGCCTCGGGCGTCCTGCGGGTGCTGCGCGAACGCGGACGGCGCGTGCCGCAGGACGTCGCCGTCGTGGGCTTCGACGACATGCTCGCCGTCGCGGAACAGACCGACCCGCCGCTGACGACGGTCCGTCAGGACATCGAGGAGATGGGCCGGATCATGGCCCGTGTCCTGCTGCGCCGGCTCGACCGGCGAGGCGCCGACGAGGAAGCGGGCGGCGGCGTCGTCCTGCCCACCACGCTGGTGCGCCGGGCCTCGGCGTAG
- the ligD gene encoding non-homologous end-joining DNA ligase yields MGDAVELELAGRTVRLSSPDKVFFPERGFTKLDLARYYQAVAPGILRALRDRPTTLERYPDGVTGESFFQKRAPKNMPDWIPTAHITFPSGRSADEMCPTEEAAVLWAAQFGTLTFHPWPVRRADVDHPDELRIDLDPQPGTDFDDAVRAAHELRAVLDEFGGLRGWPKTSGGRGLHVFVPIEPCWTFTQVRRAAIAVGREMERRMPEQVTIKWWKEERGERIFLDYNQTARDRTIASAYSVRPRPHAPVSAPLRWDEVGTAHPRDFDIATMPARYAELGDVHADMDDHAFSLDALLDLARRDEHEHGLGDLPYPPEYPKMPGEPKRVQPSRARHEDTPGGQEPAR; encoded by the coding sequence ATGGGCGATGCGGTGGAACTGGAACTGGCCGGGCGGACGGTACGGCTGTCCAGCCCGGACAAGGTCTTCTTCCCGGAGCGCGGCTTCACCAAGCTGGACCTCGCCCGCTACTACCAGGCCGTCGCCCCCGGCATCCTGCGCGCTCTGCGCGACCGCCCCACCACCCTGGAGCGCTACCCCGACGGAGTGACCGGCGAGTCCTTCTTCCAGAAGCGGGCGCCGAAGAACATGCCCGACTGGATCCCGACCGCGCACATCACGTTCCCCAGCGGCCGCAGCGCCGACGAGATGTGCCCGACGGAGGAGGCGGCCGTCCTGTGGGCCGCCCAGTTCGGCACCTTGACCTTCCACCCCTGGCCGGTGCGCCGCGCCGACGTCGACCACCCCGACGAGCTGCGCATCGACCTCGACCCGCAGCCCGGCACCGACTTCGACGACGCGGTCCGCGCCGCGCACGAGCTGCGCGCCGTGCTCGACGAGTTCGGTGGACTGCGGGGCTGGCCCAAGACCTCCGGCGGCCGCGGCCTGCACGTCTTCGTGCCGATCGAGCCCTGCTGGACCTTCACGCAGGTCCGGCGCGCCGCCATCGCCGTCGGCCGGGAGATGGAGCGCCGGATGCCGGAGCAGGTGACGATCAAGTGGTGGAAGGAGGAGCGCGGCGAGCGCATCTTCCTCGACTACAACCAGACCGCCCGCGACCGCACCATCGCCTCCGCGTACTCCGTGCGCCCCCGCCCGCACGCCCCCGTCTCGGCGCCGCTGCGCTGGGACGAGGTCGGCACGGCGCACCCCCGTGACTTCGACATCGCGACCATGCCGGCCCGCTACGCCGAACTCGGCGACGTGCACGCCGACATGGACGACCACGCCTTCTCCCTCGACGCCCTTCTCGACCTCGCCCGGCGCGACGAGCACGAGCACGGTCTGGGCGACCTGCCCTATCCGCCGGAGTACCCGAAGATGCCGGGGGAGCCCAAACGGGTGCAGCCGAGCCGGGCACGGCACGAGGACACCCCGGGCGGGCAGGAGCCGGCCCGCTGA
- a CDS encoding VOC family protein, with product MLTTRFVDGAPNWIDVGTTDIDGATAFYGALFGWTFRSAGPDAGGYGFFQLDGRTVAGGMQTTPEQGPPSWTVYFATADARATAKAAEQAHGAVAVAPMDVMGEGHMAVLTDQAGVPFGLWQPGRTKGVDVANEPGSLCWVELYTPDIAAAAAFYHATLGLETYAVPFPGGTYTCVNPAGADEDAMFGGIVPLSDDPTEAGSPAHWLPYFEATDVDAVVARARELGGAVRMPATDVEGVGRIARLADPYGARFAVIRNAPREQ from the coding sequence ATGCTCACCACCCGTTTCGTCGACGGCGCTCCGAACTGGATCGACGTCGGCACGACCGACATCGACGGCGCCACCGCGTTCTACGGCGCGCTCTTCGGCTGGACCTTCCGGTCGGCGGGACCGGACGCGGGCGGCTACGGCTTCTTCCAGCTGGACGGGAGGACCGTGGCGGGCGGCATGCAGACCACTCCCGAGCAGGGCCCGCCGTCCTGGACGGTGTACTTCGCGACGGCGGACGCCCGGGCCACGGCCAAGGCCGCCGAACAGGCCCACGGCGCGGTGGCGGTGGCGCCGATGGACGTGATGGGCGAGGGCCACATGGCGGTCCTGACCGACCAGGCGGGGGTCCCCTTCGGCCTCTGGCAGCCCGGCCGCACCAAGGGCGTGGACGTGGCGAACGAACCGGGCTCGCTGTGCTGGGTGGAGCTCTACACGCCGGACATCGCCGCGGCGGCCGCCTTCTACCACGCGACGCTGGGCCTGGAGACGTACGCCGTCCCCTTCCCCGGCGGCACCTACACCTGCGTCAACCCGGCCGGCGCCGACGAGGACGCGATGTTCGGCGGCATCGTCCCGCTGTCCGACGATCCCACCGAGGCGGGGTCGCCGGCGCACTGGCTGCCGTACTTCGAGGCCACCGACGTGGACGCGGTGGTCGCCAGAGCCCGGGAACTCGGCGGCGCCGTGCGGATGCCCGCCACGGACGTCGAGGGCGTCGGCCGCATCGCCCGGCTCGCCGACCCCTACGGCGCGCGCTTCGCGGTGATCAGGAACGCACCCCGCGAGCAGTGA
- a CDS encoding SsgA family sporulation/cell division regulator translates to MSTVIEQPVEARLVAAAPRMQSIPATLHYDRQDPFAVRMTFPAPATLEGVEVCWTFARELLSAGLQDAEGHGDVRVRPYGYDRTVLEFHAPEGTAVVHVHSADIRRFLQAAGELVPAGTEHRQLDLDHDLAELMRDAC, encoded by the coding sequence TTGTCCACCGTCATCGAGCAGCCCGTCGAGGCCCGCCTGGTCGCGGCCGCGCCGCGCATGCAGAGCATCCCCGCCACCTTGCACTACGACCGTCAGGATCCCTTCGCCGTCCGGATGACGTTCCCCGCGCCGGCCACCCTGGAGGGCGTCGAGGTCTGCTGGACCTTCGCCCGCGAACTCCTCTCGGCCGGTCTCCAGGACGCCGAGGGCCACGGCGACGTCCGGGTGCGCCCCTACGGGTACGACCGCACGGTGCTGGAGTTCCACGCGCCCGAGGGCACCGCCGTGGTGCACGTGCACTCGGCCGACATCCGCCGCTTCCTCCAGGCCGCCGGCGAGCTGGTGCCCGCCGGGACCGAACACCGGCAGCTCGACCTCGACCACGACCTGGCGGAGCTGATGCGGGACGCCTGCTGA
- a CDS encoding ABC-F family ATP-binding cassette domain-containing protein, producing MSQSITCTSLDFAWPDGTPVFEGLDVAFGPGRTGLVGVNGSGKSTLLKLIAGELAPADGTVRVAGEIGHLPQNVTLDTALRVDAALGIAARRAALHAIEAGDVSEEHFETVGDDWDVEERALATLGELGLGHVGLDRTVGEVSGGESVLLRLAALLLRRPDVLLLDEPTNNLDLYARRRLYAAVEAWPGVLVVVSHDRELLDLVDQIADLRSGEITWYGGNFSAYEEALATEQDAAERMVRVAEADLRRQKRELADAQVKLARRKRYGQKMYEQKREPKIVMGARKRAAQESAGKHRTMHEEKLAEARERLDDAAEAVRDDDEIRVDLPHTAVPPGREVLTLTDLRLAYGARVRGGFDLRGPERIALVGRNGAGKTTLLRTIAGELAPEAGEAHARVPLRFLPQRLDVLDGELTVAENVARFAPGATDNRVRARLARFLFRGARADRKAATLSGGERFRATLAALMLAEPAPQLLMLDEPTNNLDMASVRQLTTALESYEGALIVAGHDLPFLESIGITRWLLLDGELRETTAEEVARPV from the coding sequence TTGAGTCAATCCATCACCTGCACCTCCCTCGACTTCGCCTGGCCCGACGGCACCCCCGTCTTCGAGGGGCTCGACGTCGCCTTCGGCCCCGGCCGCACCGGACTGGTCGGCGTCAACGGCTCCGGCAAGTCGACCCTGCTGAAGCTGATCGCCGGAGAACTCGCCCCCGCCGACGGCACGGTCCGCGTGGCCGGCGAGATCGGCCATCTCCCGCAGAACGTCACCCTGGACACCGCCCTGAGGGTGGACGCCGCGCTCGGCATCGCCGCCCGGCGGGCCGCCCTGCACGCCATCGAGGCCGGTGACGTGTCCGAGGAGCACTTCGAGACCGTCGGCGACGACTGGGACGTCGAGGAACGCGCCCTGGCCACGCTCGGCGAGCTGGGGCTCGGCCATGTCGGCCTCGACCGCACCGTGGGCGAGGTGTCCGGCGGCGAGTCGGTCCTGCTGCGGCTGGCCGCCCTGCTGCTGCGCCGGCCGGACGTCCTGCTGCTGGACGAGCCGACCAACAACCTCGACCTGTACGCGAGACGGCGGCTGTACGCGGCCGTCGAGGCCTGGCCGGGCGTCCTGGTCGTGGTCAGCCACGACCGTGAGCTGCTCGACCTCGTCGACCAGATCGCCGACCTGCGCTCGGGGGAGATCACCTGGTACGGCGGCAACTTCTCGGCGTACGAGGAGGCCCTGGCCACCGAACAGGACGCGGCCGAGCGCATGGTGCGGGTCGCGGAGGCCGACCTGCGCCGCCAGAAGCGCGAACTGGCCGACGCCCAGGTCAAGCTGGCCCGCCGCAAGCGGTACGGGCAGAAGATGTACGAGCAGAAGCGCGAGCCGAAGATCGTCATGGGGGCGCGCAAGCGAGCGGCCCAGGAGTCCGCGGGCAAGCACCGCACCATGCACGAGGAGAAGCTCGCCGAGGCCAGGGAGCGGCTCGACGACGCCGCCGAGGCCGTACGCGACGACGACGAGATCCGCGTCGACCTGCCCCACACGGCCGTGCCGCCGGGGCGCGAGGTCCTCACCCTGACGGACCTGCGGCTCGCGTACGGCGCGCGCGTGCGGGGCGGTTTCGACCTGCGCGGGCCCGAGCGGATCGCGCTCGTCGGGCGCAACGGCGCGGGCAAGACGACGCTGCTGCGCACGATCGCCGGGGAACTGGCGCCGGAGGCGGGCGAGGCGCACGCGCGCGTGCCGCTGCGTTTCCTGCCGCAGCGTCTCGACGTCCTGGACGGCGAGCTGACCGTCGCCGAGAACGTGGCCCGGTTCGCGCCGGGAGCCACCGACAACCGGGTGCGGGCCCGGCTGGCCCGCTTCCTGTTCAGGGGCGCCCGCGCCGACCGGAAGGCGGCGACGCTGTCCGGCGGGGAGCGCTTCCGGGCGACCCTGGCGGCCCTGATGCTGGCCGAGCCCGCGCCGCAGCTGCTGATGCTGGACGAGCCGACCAACAACCTCGACATGGCCAGTGTGCGTCAGCTCACCACGGCCCTGGAGTCGTACGAGGGGGCGTTGATCGTGGCCGGTCACGACCTGCCCTTCCTGGAGTCCATCGGCATCACCCGGTGGCTGCTGCTGGACGGGGAGTTGCGGGAGACGACGGCGGAGGAGGTGGCGCGCCCGGTGTAG
- a CDS encoding acyl-ACP desaturase, translating into MTIASPHLGSPAVWTDAKLLYALEEVVETELNRHLKVTKDWMPHEYVPWSDGRNFPGFFEDGEAWDKEQSKVTEIGRIALVVNLLTEDNLPSYHHEIASLFGRDGAWGTWVHRWTAEEGRHGIVMRDYLLASRAVDPDKLEHFRMSHMSEGFESDNRHSMLHSVAYVAFQELATRVSHRNTGHQSGDPVCDRMLARIATDENLHMVFYRNLLKAAFDLAPDMTMQAVRDVLVNFRMPGHGMPGFERFAAQMAIGEVYNLRIHHDDVIQPVLRFLKIMEIDGLGPEGQKAQEEIGLYMGGLDAEALKFDEKLAIRKARMAARAAG; encoded by the coding sequence GTGACGATCGCTTCCCCTCACCTCGGCAGCCCCGCCGTCTGGACCGACGCCAAGCTGCTGTACGCGCTGGAGGAAGTGGTCGAGACCGAACTCAACCGGCACCTGAAGGTCACCAAGGACTGGATGCCCCACGAGTACGTGCCGTGGAGCGACGGCCGCAACTTCCCCGGCTTCTTCGAGGACGGCGAGGCGTGGGACAAGGAGCAGTCCAAGGTCACCGAGATCGGCCGGATCGCGCTGGTCGTGAACCTGCTGACCGAGGACAACCTGCCCAGCTACCACCACGAGATCGCCTCGCTCTTCGGCCGCGACGGCGCGTGGGGCACCTGGGTGCACCGCTGGACGGCGGAAGAGGGCCGGCACGGCATCGTCATGCGTGACTACCTGCTCGCCTCGCGCGCGGTGGACCCGGACAAGCTGGAGCACTTCCGCATGTCCCACATGAGCGAGGGCTTCGAGTCCGACAACCGGCACTCGATGCTCCACTCGGTCGCCTACGTCGCCTTCCAGGAGCTGGCGACCCGCGTCTCGCACCGCAACACCGGCCACCAGTCCGGCGACCCGGTCTGCGACCGCATGCTGGCGCGCATCGCGACCGACGAGAACCTGCACATGGTCTTCTACCGCAACCTCCTCAAGGCCGCGTTCGACCTCGCCCCCGACATGACCATGCAGGCCGTGCGGGACGTGCTGGTCAACTTCCGCATGCCCGGCCACGGCATGCCCGGCTTCGAGCGGTTCGCCGCGCAGATGGCCATCGGCGAGGTCTACAACCTGCGCATCCACCACGACGACGTCATCCAGCCCGTGCTGCGCTTCCTGAAGATCATGGAGATCGACGGCCTCGGCCCGGAGGGGCAGAAGGCGCAGGAGGAGATCGGCCTGTACATGGGCGGACTGGACGCCGAGGCGCTGAAGTTCGACGAGAAGCTGGCCATCCGCAAGGCCCGCATGGCGGCTCGCGCGGCGGGCTGA
- a CDS encoding ATP-dependent DNA ligase: MDLPVMPPVKPMLAKSVAAIPPGMQYEAKWDGFRAIVFRDGDEIELGSRTGKPLTRYFPELVEALRERVPARCVLDGEIVIAREGRLDFDALTERIHPAASRVRTLAERTPASFVAFDLLALTDTSLLDVPLTDRRELLSRALAGVTAPVHLAPATTDVEVARQWFEEYEGAGLDGVIAKPLTLRYLQDERAMFKVKHERTADVVVAGYRLHKSGPVVGSLLLGLYDDRGMLQHVGVSAAFTMKRRAELVEELEPLRLADAAEHPWAAWSEEAAHETARLPGAPSRWSGKKDLSWVPLRPERVAEVAYDHMENGARFRHTARFRRWRPDRTASSCTYAQLEEPVRYDLAEILGAPPRT; this comes from the coding sequence ATGGACCTGCCGGTGATGCCGCCCGTGAAGCCGATGCTCGCCAAGTCGGTGGCGGCCATCCCGCCGGGCATGCAGTACGAGGCGAAGTGGGACGGCTTCCGGGCGATCGTGTTCCGCGACGGGGACGAGATCGAGCTGGGCAGCCGTACCGGAAAGCCTCTGACCAGGTACTTTCCCGAGCTGGTGGAGGCGCTGCGGGAGCGGGTGCCGGCGCGGTGCGTGCTGGACGGGGAGATCGTGATCGCCCGGGAGGGGCGGCTCGACTTCGACGCCCTGACGGAGCGCATCCACCCCGCGGCCTCGCGGGTGCGCACGCTCGCCGAGCGGACCCCGGCCTCGTTCGTGGCCTTCGACCTCCTTGCGCTCACCGACACCTCGCTGCTGGACGTGCCGCTGACCGACCGGCGGGAGCTGCTGAGCCGGGCGCTGGCCGGGGTGACGGCCCCCGTGCATCTGGCGCCGGCGACGACCGACGTCGAGGTGGCCCGGCAGTGGTTCGAGGAGTACGAGGGCGCGGGCCTCGACGGGGTGATCGCCAAGCCCCTCACCCTGCGCTACCTCCAGGACGAGCGCGCCATGTTCAAGGTGAAGCACGAACGCACCGCCGACGTCGTCGTCGCCGGGTACCGCCTGCACAAGAGCGGGCCGGTGGTGGGCTCCCTGCTGCTGGGCCTCTACGACGACCGGGGCATGCTGCAACATGTCGGCGTGTCCGCCGCCTTCACCATGAAGCGCCGGGCGGAGCTGGTCGAGGAGCTGGAGCCGCTGCGTCTGGCGGACGCTGCCGAACACCCGTGGGCGGCCTGGTCGGAGGAGGCCGCGCACGAGACGGCTCGGCTGCCGGGCGCGCCGAGCCGCTGGTCCGGCAAGAAGGACCTCTCCTGGGTTCCGCTGCGGCCCGAGCGCGTGGCCGAGGTGGCCTACGACCACATGGAGAACGGGGCGCGCTTCCGGCACACGGCCCGCTTCCGCCGCTGGCGCCCGGACCGCACCGCGTCCAGCTGCACCTACGCGCAGCTGGAGGAGCCGGTCCGCTACGACCTGGCGGAGATCCTGGGCGCACCGCCCAGGACCTGA